One window of the Drosophila gunungcola strain Sukarami chromosome 3L unlocalized genomic scaffold, Dgunungcola_SK_2 000009F, whole genome shotgun sequence genome contains the following:
- the LOC128259720 gene encoding LOW QUALITY PROTEIN: teneurin-m (The sequence of the model RefSeq protein was modified relative to this genomic sequence to represent the inferred CDS: deleted 1 base in 1 codon) has translation MNPYEYESTLDCRDAGGGPAPPHAHAHAQALAVAHPHAQGRTLPMSGHGRPVADIGATAHGSQTLQHQNQQNQQAAQQSHYDYEYQHLAHRPPDTANNTAQRTHGRQGFLLEGVTPTAPPDVPPRNPTMSRMQNGRLTVNNPNDVDFEPSCLVRTPSGNVYIPSGNLNINKGSPIDFKSGSACSTPTKDTLKGYERSTQGCMGPVLPPRSVMNGLPAHHYSAPMNFRKDLAARCSSPWVSVVAISALLVGVLMLILLTTFGGLHWTQSAPCTVLVGNEASEVTAAKSTNTDLSKLHNSSVRAKNGQGTGIGIGSGTGLGGLAQGQSGLGVAGGGGGAGSVSGGSSAATVTTATSNSGTAQGLQSTSASAEATSSAATSSSQSSLSPSLSSSLANANNGGRAMSTQLSVSGAGGKERRRQRRSLIEGQDEDDVATEETFGDLITSESLNQQTAEKYSATTPAQSPPDVEQTSPRIDGVLGPQRSESDPSDYVYEDEVEPESPHPLRRRARRGQQFGKSLNSNLRSAAKTLVNKRTKYDHGAEAESDAHINQQKQEQEEEQKQELLKALGMATELATELATESETSTLLAVIDDDNQSDKSSSGPTPETTARSDTDDIVEINTTQPEPAVENDFQIKGTEAGGPQTGKPATDDINNERDLADNYEVDTEEPASPASPATPPQGKESQQPRKESPQTNRTESDLMMSDATHFEDIDIVKLDGVPSSHEEEVYKTADEEKLAGKGQELPQPLVGSENEVLKEQQKDAEEVTPPPHLKPLKPYVSERVDLPGKRIFLNLTIATDEGSDSVYTLHVEVPTGGGPHTIKEVLTHERAGGQVGQADSCAPEPPPRMPDCPCSCLPPPAPIYLDDSVDIDSVQSTTTSTTAPLERATILSHVRSEEEEDGDITASSTATNTPSTEIDNHIAASYTEPTVGAGGEPFACPDVMPVLILEGARTFPARSFPPDGTTFGQITLGQKLTKEIQPYSYWNMQFYQSEPAYVKFDYTIPRGASIGVYGRRNALPTHTQYHFKEVLSGFSASTRTARAAHLSITREVTRYMEPGHWFVSLYNDDGDVQELTFFAAVAEDMTQNCPNGCSGNGQCLLGHCQCNPGFGGDDCSESVCPVLCSQHGEYTNGECICNPGWKGKECSLRHDECEVADCNGHGHCVSGKCQCMRGYKGKFCEEVDCPHPNCSGHGFCADGTCICKKGWKGPDCATMDQDALQCLPDCSGHGTFDLDTQTCTCEAKWSGDDCSKELCDLDCGQHGRCEGDACACDAEWGGEYCNTRLCDARCNEHGQCKNGTCLCVTGWNGKHCTIEGCPNSCAGHGQCRVSGEGQWECRCYEGWDGPDCGIALELNCGDSKDNDKDGLVDCEDPECCASHVCKTSQLCVSAPKPIDVLLRKQPPAITASFFERMKFLIDESSLQNYAKLETFNESIFWNYFNASRSAVIRGRVVTSLGMGLVGVRVSTTTLLEGFTLTRDDGWFDLMVNGGGAVTLQFGRAPFRPQSRIVQVPWNEVVIIDVVVMSMSEEKGLATTTTHTCFAHDYDLMKPVVLASWKHGFQGACPDRSAILAESQVIQESLQIPGTGLNLVYHSSRAAGYLSTIKLQLTPDAIPASLHLIHLRITIEGILFERVFEADPGIKFTYAWNRLNIYRQRVYGVTTATVKVGYQYTDCTDVVWDIQTTKLSGHDMSISEVGGWNLDIHHRYNFHEGILQKGDGSNIYLRNKPRIILTTMGDGHQRPLECPDCDGLATKQRLLAPVALAAAPDGSLFVGDFNYIRRVMTDGSIRTVVKLNATRVSYRYHMALSPLDGTLYVSDPESHQIIRVRDTADYSQPELNWEAVVGSGERCLPGDEAHCGDGALAKDAKLAYPKGIAISSDNVLYFADGTNIRMVDRDGIVSTLIGNHMHKSHWKPIPCEGTLKLEEMHLRWPTELSVSPLDNTLHIIDDHMILRMTPDGRVRVISGRPLHCATASTAYDTDLATHATLVMPQSIAFGPLGELYVAESDSQRINRVRVIGTDGRIAPFAGAESKCNCLERGCDCFEAEHYLATSAKFNTIAALAVTPDGHVHIADQANYRIRSVMSSIPEASNSREYEIYAPDMQEIYIFNRFGQHVSTRNILTGETTYVFTYNVNTSNGKLSTVTDAAGNKVFLLRDYTSQVNSIENTKGQKCRLRMTRMKMLHELSTPDNYNVTYEYHGPTGLLRTKLDSTGRSYVYNYDEFGRLTSAVTPTGRVIELSFDLSVKGAQVKVSENAQKEMSLLIQGATVTVRNGAAESRTTVDMDGSTTSITPWGHNLQMEVAPYAILGEQSPLLGESYPVPAKQRTEIAGDLANRFEWRYFVRRQQPLQAGKQSKAGPPRPVTEVGRKLRVNGDNVLTLEYDRETQSVVVMVDDKQELLNVTYDRTSRPISFRPQSGDYADVDLEYDRFGRLVSWKWGVLQEAYSFDRNGRLNEIKYGDGSTMVYAFKDMFGSLPLKVTTPRRSDYLLQYDDAGALQSLTTPRGHIHAFSLQTSLGFFKYQYYSPINRHPFEILYNDEGQILAKIHPHQSGKVAFVHDTAGRLETILAGLSSTHYTYQDTTSLVKSVEVQEPGFELRREFKYHAGILKDEKLRFGSKNSLASAHYKYAYDGNARLSGIEMAIDDKELPTTRYKYGQNLGQLEVVQDLKITRNAFNRTVIQDSAKQFFTIVDYDQHGRVKSVLMNVKNVDVFRLELDYDLRNRIKSQKTTFGRSTAFDKVNYNADGHVVEVLGTSNWKYLFDENGNTVGVVDQGEKFNLGYDIGDRVIKVGDVEFNNYDARGFVVRRGEQKYRYNNRGQLIHAFERERFQSWYYYDDRSRLVAWHDNKGNTTQYYYANPRTPLLVTHVHFPKLGRTTKLFYDDRDMLIALEHEEQRYYVATDQNGSPLAFFDLNGALVKEIKRTPFGRVIKDTKPEFFVPVDFHGGLIDPHTKLVYTERRQYDPHVGQWMTPLWETLATEMSHPTDVFIYRYHNNDPVNPSRPQNYMIDLDSWLQLFGYDLDNMQSSRYTRLAQYTPQASIKAHSLAPDFGVISGLECIVEKTSEKFSDFDFVPKPLLKMEPKMRNLLPRVSYRRGVFGEGVLLSRIGGRALVSVVDGSNSVVQDVVSSVFNNSYFLDLHFSIHDQDVFYFVKDNVLKLRDDNEELRRLGGMFNISTHEISDHGGSAAKELRLHGPDAVVIIKYGVDPEQERHRILKHAHKRAVERAWELEKQLVAAGFQGRGDWTEEEKEELVQHGDVDGWNGIDIHSIHKYPQLADDPGNVAFQRDAKRKRRKTGSSHRSASSRRQLKFGDLSA, from the exons ACATCAACAAGGGCTCACCCATCGACTTCAAGAGCGGCTCGGCCTGCTCCACCCCCACGAAGGACACGCTGAAGGGCTACGAGCGGAGCACGCAGGGCTGCATGGGTCCTGTGCTGCCGCCGCGCAGCGTCATGAACGGACTGCCCGCCCACCACTACTCGGCGCCGATGAACTTCCGCAAGGACCTGGCCGCGCGCTGCTCCTCGCCCTGGGTGAGCGTCGTGGCCATCTCGGCGCTGCTCGTCGGCGTGCTCATGCTGATCCTGTTGACCACCTTCGGCGGCCTGCACTGGACCCAATCGGCGCCCTGCACCGTTCTAGTCGGCAACGAGGCCTCCGAGGTCACGGCTGCCAAGAGCACGAACACGGACCTCTCCAAGCTCCACAACTCCTCGGTGCGCGCGAAGAACGGACAAGGCActggcatcggcatcggcagcGGCACCGGCCTCGGAGGACTGGCCCAGGGACAATCGGGACTGGGAGTGgcaggcggcggcggaggcgcAGGATCCGTGTCAGGCGGATCCTCGGCGGCCACAGTGACGACGGCCACCTCGAACAGCGGCACCGCCCAGGGCCTGCAGTCGACGTCCGCCTCCGCGGAGGCCACGTCCTCGGCGGCCACGTCTTCCTCGCAATCCTCGCTGTCGCCGTCGCTGTCCTCGTCCCTGGCGAATGCCAATAATGGAG GAAGAGCAATGTCAACGCAGCTGTCAGTCAGTGGGGCAGGAGGTAAGGAACGACGCCGTCAACGACGAAGCTTAATCGAGGGACAGGACGAAGATGATGTGGCTACGGAAGAAACTTTCGGCGACTTAATTACAAGCGAAAGCCTCAACCAGCAGACGGCTGAAAAGTATTCGGCAACCACCCCGGCCCAAAGCCCGCCAGACGTCGAGCAAACTTCGCCCCGAATCGATGGTGTATTGGGTCCCCAAAGGAGCGAGTCAGACCCCAGCGACTATGTCTATGAAGACGAAGTTGAGCCGGAGAGCCCCCATCCGCTTCGG CGGAGAGCCAGGAGGGGGCAACAATTTGGCAAATCATTAAACAGCAATTTACGCAGCGCTGCCAAAACACTGGTCAACAAGAGGACGAAATATGACCACGGGGCGGAGGCGGAGTCGGATGCTCACATTAACCAGcagaagcaggagcaggaggaggagcagaagCAGGAGCTCCTCAAAGCGCTTGGGATGGCAACGGAGCTGGCGACGGAGCTGGCGACGGAGTCGGAGACCAGCACATTGCTCGCCGTTATTGATGACGATAATCAAAGTGACAAGAGCAGCTCAGGCCCCACGCCGGAGACGACTGCGAGGAGTGACACCGATGACATTGTTGAAATCAACACCACCCAGCCAGAGCCTGCCgttgaaaatgattttcaaaTCAAAGGCACGGAGGCTGGGGGGCCGCAGACAGGGAAACCTGCCACTGATGATATCAATAATGAGCGTGATTTAGCTGACAACTATGAGGTAGACACCGAGGAGCCAGCATCACCAGCATCACCAGCCACACCCCCACAAG GTAAGGAAAGTCAGCAGCCCAGAAAGGAGTCACCACAAACCAATCGAACGGAATCGGATTTGATGATGAGCGATGCCACGCACTTTGAGGACATCGACATAGTCAAACTAGATGGGGTGCCCAGTTCCCACGAAGAGGAGGTTTACAAGACGGCAGACGAGGAGAAGTTGGCAGGCAAGGGTCAAGAGTTACCTCAGCCATTAGTGGGGAGCGAAAACGAAGTGCTCAAAGAGCAGCAGAAGGACGCCGAGGAAGTGACCCCGCCCCCTCACCTAAAGCCCCTTAAGCCATACGTGAGTGAGCGCGTTGATCTGCCGGGCAAGCGCATATTCCTCAACCTGACAATCGCCACCGACGAGGGCAGCGACTCGGTCTACACTCTGCACGTGGAGGTGCCCACGGGAGGAGGTCCGCACACCATCAAGGAGGTGCTGACCCACGAGCGAGCGGGAGGCCAGGTTGGCCAGGCGGACAGTTGTGCCCCGGAGCCACCACCCCGCATGCCCGACTGTCCCTGCAGTTGTCTCCCGCCTCCGGCGCCCATCTACTTGGATGACAGCGTTGACATTGACTCTGTCCAATCGACCACGACATCGACAACAGCTCCCCTGGAAAGGGCGACCATTTTGAGCCATGTTCGCAGCGAGGAAGAGGAGGATGGGGATATCACTGCCTCGAGCACCGCTACTAACACCCCTAGCACTGAGATCGATAACCACATTGCCGCCTCGTATACTGAACCCACtgttggtgctggtggtgaaCCGTTTGCATGTCCTGATGTGATGCCAGTTCTGATACTGGAAG GAGCTCGAACATTCCCGGCACGCAGTTTTCCACCGGACGGCACCACCTTTGGCCAGATCACGCTCGGCCAGAAGCTGACCAAGGAGATCCAGCCGTACAGCTACTGGAACATGCAGTTCTACCAGTCGGAGCCGGCCTACGTCAAGTTTGACTACACGATTCCGCGTGGCGCCTCCATCGGAGTCTACGGCCGTCGCAACGCCCTGCCCACTCACACACAGTACCACTTCAAGGAGGTGCTCAGCGGATTCAGCGCCAGCACGCGAACGGCCCGGGCCGCCCAC CTGTCGATCACGCGGGAGGTGACGCGCTACATGGAGCCGGGCCACTGGTTCGTCTCGCTCTACAACGACGACGGCGATGTGCAGGAGCTGACCTTCTTCGCGGCCGTGGCCGAGGACATGACCCAGAATTGCCCGAACGGCTGCTCGGGCAACGGGCAGTGTCTGCTCGGCCACTGCCAGTGCAACCCTGGCTTCGGGGGCGACGACTGCAGCGAGAGCGTGTGCCCCGTGCTCTGCTCGCAGCACGGCGAGTACACCAACGGCGAGTGCATCTGCAACCCGGGCTGGAAGGGCAAGGAGTGCTCGCTGCGGCACGACGAGTGCGAGGTGGCCGACTGCAATGGCCATGGGCACTGCGTCAGCGGCAAGTGCCAGTGCATGCGCGGCTACAAGGGCAAATTCTGTGAAGAAG TGGACTGTCCGCATCCGAACTGCTCGGGCCACGGGTTCTGCGCCGACGGCACCTGCATCTGCAAGAAGGGCTGGAAGGGTCCGGACTGCGCCACCATGGACCAGGACGCGCTGCAGTGCCTGCCCGACTGCTCGGGCCACGGCACCTTCGACCTGGACACGCAGACGTGCACCTGCGAGGCCAAGTGGAGCGGCGACGACTGCTCCAAGGAGCTGTGCGACCTGGACTGCGGCCAGCACGGCCGCTGCGAGGGCGACGCCTGTGCCTGCGACGCGGAGTGGGGCGGCGAGTACTGCAACACCCGGCTGTGCGACGCTCGCTGCAACGAGCACGGCCAGTGCAAGAACGGCACCTGTCTGTGTGTCACGGGCTGGAACGGCAAGCACTGCACCATCGAGGGCTGTCCCAACAGCTGCGCCGGACACGGCCAGTGCCGCGTGAGCGGCGAGGGGCAGTGGGAGTGCCGCTGCTACGAGGGCTGGGACGGACCGGACTGCGGCATCGCTTTGGAGCTGAACTGTGGCGACAGCAAGGACAACGACAAGG ATGGCCTGGTTGACTGCGAGGATCCCGAGTGCTGTGCCAGTCATGTGTGCAAGACCTCGCAGCTCTGCGTTTCGGCTCCGAAGCCCATCGACGTGCTGCTCCGCAAGCAGCCGCCGGCCATCACCGCCTCCTTCTTCGAGAGGATGAAGTTCCTCATCGACGAGAGCAGCCTGCAGAACTACGCCAAGCTGGAGACATTTAACGAGAG CATTTTTTGGAATTATTTCAATGCAAG TCGATCGGCGGTCATCAGAGGGCGCGTGGTCACCTCGCTGGGCATGGGCCTGGTGGGTGTGCGAGTGTCCACCACCACGCTCCTCGAAGGCTTCACCCTGACCCGCGACGACGGCTGGTTCGACCTGATGGTCAACGGCGGCGGTGCTGTGACCCTCCAGTTTGGACGCGCCCCCTTCAGGCCGCAGTCGCGCATCGTGCAGGTGCCATGGAACGAGGTGGTCATCATCGACGTGGTCGTGATGAGCATGTCCGAGGAGAAGGGTCTGGCCACCACGACGACGCACACGTGCTTCGCCCACGACTACGACCTGATGAAGCCGGTGGTGTTGGCCTCGTGGAAGCACGGTTTCCAGGGCGCCTGTCCCGACCGCAGCGCCATCCTGGCCGAGTCGCAGGTGATCCAGGAGTCGCTCCAGATCCCGGGCACGGGCCTCAATCTCGTCTACCACTCGTCGCGCGCCGCCGGCTACCTGTCCACCATCAAGCTGCAGCTGACGCCGGACGCCATCCCGGCCTCGCTGCACCTCATCCATCTGCGCATCACGATCGAGGGCATCCTGTTCGAGCGCGTCTTCGAGGCGGACCCGGGCATTAAGTTCACGTACGCGTGGAACCGACTCAACATCTACAGGCAGCGCGTGTACGGCGTGACCACCGCCACGGTGAAGGTGGGCTACCAGTACACCGACTGCACGGACGTCGTCTGGGACATCCAGACCACCAAGCTGAGCGGCCACGACATGTCCATCTCGGAGGTGGGCGGCTGGAACCTGGACATCCACCACCGCTACAACTTCCACGAGGGCATCCTGCAGAAGGGCGACGGCTCGAACATCTACCTGCGCAACAAGCCGCGCATCATCTTGACCACCATGGGCGATGGTCACCAGCGACCGCTGGAGTGTCCCGACTGCGACGGCCTGGCCACCAAGCAGCGCCTGCTGGCACCCGTGGCTTTGGCCGCCGCTCCCGACGGCAGCCTCTTCGTCGGCGACTTCAACTACATCCGGCGCGTGATGACCGACGGCAGCATACGCACCGTGGTCAAGCTGAATGCCACACGTGTCTCGTACCGCTACCACATGGCGCTCAGTCCGCTCGACGGCACGCTGTACGTCTCCGATCCCGAGTCGCACCAGATCATCCGGGTGCGCGACACGGCCGACTACTCGCAGCCCGAGCTCAACTGGGAGGCGGTCGTGGGCTCCGGCGAGCGGTGCCTGCCCGGCGACGAGGCCCACTGCGGTGACGGGGCGCTGGCCAAGGATGCCAAGCTGGCCTATCCCAAGGGCATAGCCATCTCGAGCGACAACGTGCTGTACTTCGCCGACGGCACCAACATCCGCATGGTCGACCGCGACGGCATCGTGAGCACCCTGATCGGCAACCACATGCACAAGTCCCACTGGAAGCCCATTCCGTGCGAGGGCACGCTCAAGCTGGAGGAGATGCACCTGCGCTGGCCCACCGAGCTGTCGGTGTCGCCGCTGGACAACACCCTCCACATCATCGACGACCACATGATCCTGCGCATGACGCCCGACGGTCGCGTGCGCGTCATCTCCGGCCGTCCGCTCCACTGCGCCACCGCCTCCACCGCCTACGACACCGACCTGGCCACACACGCCACCCTGGTGATGCCCCAGTCCATTGCCTTCGGGCCGCTGGGCGAGCTGTACGTGGCCGAGAGCGACTCGCAGCGCATCAACAGGGTGCGCGTGATCGGCACGGACGGACGCATTGCTCCGTTCGCCGGCGCCGAGTCCAAGTGCAACTGTTTGGAACGCGGCTGCGACTGCTTCGAGGCGGAGCACTACCTGGCCACCAGTGCCAAGTTCAACACGATCGCCGCGCTGGCCGTCACGCCCGACGGCCATGTGCACATCGCCGACCAGGCCAACTACCGCATCCGGTCCGTGATGAGCAGCATACCGGAGGCGAGCAACTCGCGCGAGTACGAGATCTACGCGCCGGACATGCAGGAGATCTACATCTTCAATCGCTTTGGCCAGCACGTGTCCACGCGCAACATCCTGACCGGCGAGACGACGTACGTGTTCACCTACAACGTGAACACCTCCAACGGCAAGCTGAGCACCGTGACCGACGCGGCCGGCAACAAGGTGTTCCTGCTGCGCGACTACACCTCGCAGGTGAACTCCATCGAGAACACCAAGGGCCAGAAGTGCCGCCTGCGCATGACGCGCATGAAGATGCTGCACGAGCTGAGCACGCCGGACAACTACAATGTGACGTACGAGTACCACGGCCCCACCGGCCTGCTGCGCACCAAACTGGACTCCACCGGCCGCTCCTACGTGTACAACTACGATGAGTTCGGCCGCCTCACCTCCGCCGTCACGCCCACCGGTCGCGTCATCGAGCTGAGCTTCGACCTGAGCGTCAAGGGCGCCCAGGTGAAGGTGTCGGAGAACGCACAGAAGGAGATGTCGCTGCTCATCCAGGGCGCCACCGTGACCGTGCGCAACGGCGCCGCCGAGTCGCGCACCACCGTCGACATGGACGGCTCCACCACCAGCATCACGCCGTGGGGCCACAACCTCCAAATGGAGGTGGCCCCCTACGCCATCCTCGGCGAGCAGAGCCCGCTGCTGGGCGAGAGCTACCCGGTGCCGGCCAAGCAGCGCACCGAGATCGCCGGCGATCTGGCCAACCGGTTCGAGTGGCGCTACTTTGTGCGCCGCCAGCAGCCGCTGCAGGCGGGCAAGCAGAGCAAGGCGGGACCGCCACGTCCCGTCACCGAGGTGGGCCGCAAGTTGCGCGTGAACGGCGACAATGTGCTGACTTTGGAGTACGACCGCGAGACCCAGTcggtggtggtgatggtggacgaCAAGCAGGAGCTGCTCAACGTGACCTACGACCGCACCTCGCGCCCCATCAGCTTCCGGCCGCAGTCGGGCGACTATGCGGACGTGGACCTCGAGTATGACCGCTTTGGCCGCCTGGTCAGCTGGAAGTGGGGCGTGTTGCAGGAGGCCTACTCCTTTGACCGCAACGGACGGCTCAACGAGATCAAGTACGGCGACGGGTCGACCATGGTGTACGCCTTCAAGGACATGTTCGGCTCGCTGCCGTTGAAGGTGACCACGCCCAGGCGGTCGGACTACCTGCTGCAGTACGACGACGCGGGCGCCCTCCAGAGCCTCACCACTCCGCGCGGCCACATCCACGCCTTCTCGCTGCAGACCTCGCTCGGCTTCTTCAAGTACCAGTACTACTCGCCCATCAACCGCCATCCCTTCGAGATTCTGTACAACGATGAGGGCCAGATCCTGGCCAAGATCCACCCGCACCAGTCGGGCAAG GTGGCCTTCGTGCACGACACCGCCGGACGACTGGAAACCATCCTCGCCGGGCTGTCGAGCACCCACTACACGTACCAGGACACGACCAGTCTGGTGAAGTCGGTGGAGGTGCAGGAGCCGGGCTTCGAGCTGCGGCGCGAGTTCAAGTACCACGCGGGCATCCTGAAGGACGAGAAGCTGCGCTTCGGATCGAAGAACTCGCTGGCCTCGGCGCACTACAAGTACGCGTACGACGGCAACGCGCGGCTCAGCGGCATCGAGATGGCCATCGACGACAAGGAGCTGCCGACGACGCGGTACAAGTACGGCCAGAACCTCGGCCAGCTGGAGGTGGTGCAGGACCTGAAGATCACGCGCAACGCCTTCAATCGCACGGTCATCCAGGACTCGGCCAAGCAGTTCTTCACCATCGTCGACTACGACCAGCACGGTCGCGTCAAGAGCGTCCTGATGAACGTGAAGAACGTCGATGTGTTCCGGCTGGAGCTGGACTACGATCTGCGCAACCGGATCAAGTCGCAGAAGACGACCTTCGGCCGGTCGACGGCCTTCGACAAGGTCAACTACAATGCCGATGGCCATGTGGTCGAGGTGCTGGGCACCAGCAACTGGAAGTACCTCTTCGACGAGAACGGCAACACGGTGGGCGTGGTCGATCAGGGCGAGAAGTTCAATCTCGGTTACGACATCGGCGACCGGGTGATCAAGGTGGGCGACGTTGAGTTCAACAACTACGATGCCCGCGGCTTTGTGGTGCGGCGCGGCGAGCAGAAGTACCGCTACAACAATCGCGGCCAGCTAATCCACGCCTTCGAGCGGGAGCGCTTCCAGAGCTGGTACTACTACGACGACCGGAGTCGTCTGGTGGCCTGGCACGACAACAAGGGCAACACCACGCAGTACTACTACGCCAATCCGCGCACCCCGCTGCTGGTGACCCACGTCCACTTCCCCAAGCTGGGCCGCACCACCAAGCTCTTCTACGACGACCGCGACATGCTGATCGCGCTGGAGCACGAGGAGCAGCGCTACTATGTGGCCACCGACCAGAACGGTTCGCCGCTGGCCTTCTTCGACCTCAACGGCGCTCTGGTGAAGGAGATCAAGCGCACCCCGTTCGGGCGCGTCATCAAGGACACCAAGCCGGAGTTCTTCGTGCCTGTGGACTTCCACGGCGGCCTGATCGATCCGCACACCAAGCTGGTCTACACGGAGCGGCGCCAGTACGATCCGCACGTGGGCCAATGGATGACCCCGCTGTGGGAGACGCTGGCCACCGAGATGTCGCACCCGACGGACGTGTTCATCTATCGCTACCACAACAACGACCCCGTCAACCCGAGCCGGCCGCAGAACTACATGATCGACCTGGACTCCTGGCTGCAGCTCTTCGGCTACGACCTGGACAACATGCAGAGCAGTCGGTACACGCGGCTGGCCCAGTACACGCCGCAGGCCTCCATCAAGGCGCACTCGCTGGCGCCCGACTTCGGGGTCATCTCCGGCCTGGAGTGCATCGTGGAGAAGACGAGCGAGAAGTTCAGCGACTTTGACTTCGTGCCCAAGCCGCTGCTCAAGATGGAGCCCAAGATGCGCAACCTGCTGCCGCGCGTCAGCTACCGCCGCGGTGTGTTCGGCGAGGGTGTGCTGCTCTCGCGGATCGGCGGACGGGCGCTGGTGAGCGTGGTGGATGGATCGAACAGCGTGGTGCAGGATGTGGTGAGCAGCGTGTTCAACAACTCGTACTTCCTGGACCTGCACTTCAGCATCCACGACCAGGATGTCTTCTACTTCGTCAAGGACAACGTGCTGAAGCTGCGCGACGACAACGAGGAGCTGCGTCGCCTGGGCGGCATGTTCAACATATCAACGCACGAGATCAGCGATCACGGCGGCAGCGCCGCCAAGGAGCTGCGTCTGCACGGACCCGACGCCGTCGTCATCATCAAGTACGGCGTGGACCCGGAGCAGGAGCGCCACCGCATCCTGAAGCATGCCCACAAGCGCGCCGTGGAGCGGGCCTGGGAGCTGGAGAAGCAGCTGGTGGCCGCCGGCTTCCAGGGACGCGGCGACTGGAccgaggaggagaaggaggagctCGTCCAGCACGGCGACGTCGACGGCTGGAACGGCATCGACATCCACAGCATCCACAAGTACCCGCAGCTGGCCGACGACCCCGGCAACGTGGCCTTCCAGCGGGATGCCAAGCGGAAGCGCCGCAAGACGGGCAGCAGCCATCGCAGTGCCTCCAGCCGGCGCCAGCTCAAGTTTGGCGATCTGAGTGCGTGA